A genomic region of Lytechinus pictus isolate F3 Inbred chromosome 2, Lp3.0, whole genome shotgun sequence contains the following coding sequences:
- the LOC129253580 gene encoding probable thiopurine S-methyltransferase — translation MSKLGEWSEGWTKGRTPFHRTYVHKSLLEFQSKLLVKKPSRVLVPLCGKTLDMRWLAEEGHEVVGVEGVLQAVMEFFQEQDLSYKESDIPGVKDGKLFENEDKKIKIYLCDFFKFSKDFAGQFDAIWDRGSLVAVDPSLQQQYTDVLLSVLSPGGRILNEVYEYSREEKPKGSPNTVPDEVIQKLYGEKFSIELLADNDHMNQHFKDQGLTWMRQHVRIMTLK, via the exons ATGTCTAAACTAGGAGAATGGTCAGAAGGGTGGACAAAGGGCAGAACACCGTTCCACCGGACATACGTTCACAA GTCATTGCTAGAATTTCAGAGCAAACTCCTGGTGAAGAAGCCTAGTCGGGTGCTTGTTCCGCTATGTGGGaaaacattggatatgagaTG GCTTGCTGAAGAAGGTCATGAGGTTGTTGGAGTAGAAGGTGTTCTCCAAGCTGTCATGGAATTCTTTCAAGAACAAGATCTCTCCTACAAAGAAAGTGATATCCCTGGGGTTAAAGATGGCAAACTATTTGAG AATGAGGACAAGAAGATAAAAATATACCTGTGTGACTTCTTTAAATTCTCAAA AGATTTTGCTGGTCAGTTTGATGCTATTTGGGACCGAGGTTCTCTTGTTGCTGTCGATCCCTCATTACAACAGCA ATATACAGACGTCCTTCTCTCAGTACTATCCCCAGGAGGGCGCATTCTGAATGAGGTGTATGAGTACAGCCGAGAGGAAAAACCAAaag GTTCTCCCAATACAGTGCCTGATGAAGTTATACAAAAGTTATATG GAGAGAAATTTTCCATCGAGCTTTTAGCAGACAATGATCACATGAACCAGCATTTCAAAGACCAAGGGCTGACATGGATGAGACAGCATGTACGCATCATGACCCTCAAATAA
- the LOC129253581 gene encoding integrator complex subunit 2-like, which translates to MLSRPVVSPEAFQAMQNVDIDAIVKLGENKLRVLLPCLVRMSLCAPLDTSNNWVQGRKKLLRVLSGLEVVNSIVALLSVDFSTLEQDALKEAKMRQKLGDAENHLTAHIQHGLALEFEKSDSARRLRLLISEILFISSQIKEPTDFTHRACELFENEVYKEEVSDVLCIAQAELPSLLPVNRLAEVLLRVKLGPSMLCRLVANVPDSFFQVCNVLIKSGERQDEDSTGGRRRTESLRLLAAMNPSQTLKLRALAVEQCRLPGLAVALSLDHAMRSKAVGGQGDMVSFLSGLLLGSSSTVRNWFAQFVRSSQKMKQENTMLQCLRDHLLQELKSITPSTEHFGYLAAKNVVQASAFMRLYCALKGIAGMKFSEIETKQLLRLLTSHPPPTAAGIRFISMGLCMLLACPFLVSGDDEKIVTQWINWLVKEGHRFETESGISASFSEMLLLMAIHFHANQMQAIVDLVCTTLGMKIAMRTNSLAKMRLLFIQDIFTEQVAAAHAVTVAVTPKLSASTTGFLPVHCVFHLLKSRAFTKHNIPIKDWLFRQICNATPPLHPLLPPLIEVFVTSVVMPTQSGSKHLRNAPLSEREILSVFKSSAVSFVSGSEVMEVDEKAEIGEEERMTAQLLMLYYVLLYEDSVLNNMKHLMIINERPLTYSSQLISQLPIKYLVRHAQINQTEYGSLYPTLLRCVSTHYPHLCLVEEWLADEVEERTRQRMRKRKIGGRKMMRESCTPEELRTALATVLTNPTPAVLILESLLDRDNPQLMEYSDTLVASLSGLLDPQVPRKVTSMAVSLWHKLNTVMPRKLHVLTVNALVKTKPVTPFNEEDLTLDPLIVLRCDLQVFRCPPILEIVLQTLRAYLAACRAYLSSHILSNPTVARARPDTSSPTALPSQQEREELKAALLITQESGAMQILLEICLPFDKEKVEESRLSCLREIQCQVCSLLHQMFIADPNLAKLIHFQGYASELLPVTVAGIPSMHICLDFIPELLAQPDMAKQVFAIELTSHLCLQYALPKSLSVARLAINVMSSLITVLTGERWAIFYKATLPSIVRICRAFPPLYEDITSILVQLGRMCASRIATAGNSPDYIGSDAELAQMMSREGQRASALRSNEKNSDRVVQKAVEDTFAEIVRLAILQKDSE; encoded by the exons ATGTTATCAAGACCTGTTGTATCACCTGAAGCCTTCCAGGCCATGCAGAATGTCGACATCGATGCCATCGTGAAGCTAGGAGAGAATAAACTGAGGGTATTGCTGCCATGTCTCGTTCGCATGTCGCTTTGTGCTCCTTTGGACACCAGCAACAATTGGGTCCAGGGACGCAAGAAGCTTCTACGTGTTCTCTCCGGCCTGGAAGTCGTCAACTCTATCGTAGCACTCCTGTCCGTCGACTTCAGTACGCTTGAACAAGATGCTTTGAAAGAAGCGAAGATGAG GCAAAAACTTGGAGATGCTGAAAACCACTTGACCGCTCACATCCAGCATGGCTTAGCTTTGGAGTTTGAGAAGAGTGATTCTGCTAGACGTTTAAGGTTACTCATCAGTGAAATCCTATTTATATCTAGTCAG ATTAAGGAACCAACTGATTTCACCCACCGAGCTTGTGAGCTCTTTGAGAATGAGGTTTACAAGGAAGAAGTATCTGATGTACTGTGCATTGCACAAGcag AGTTACCCTCCTTGTTACCTGTAAATAGACTTGCAGAGGTTTTACTGAGAGTAAAGCTGGGACCATCCATGTTATGTAGACTGGTAGCTAATGTTCCAGATAGCTTCTTTCAAG TTTGCAATGTTTTGATTAAGAGTGGGGAACGACAGGATGAGGACAGCACGGGCGGAAGACGAAGGACTGAGAGTTTAAGACTATTAGCAGCTATGAATCCCAGTCAGACACTCAAACTCAGAGCTTTAGCT GTTGAGCAATGTCGTCTGCCAGGTCTAGCAGTAGCTCTGTCCCTAGACCATGCTATGAGGAGTAAGGCTGTCGGAGGTCAGGGTGATATGGTTAGCTTCTTGAGTGGTCTTCTCCTTGGTAGCAGTTCAACAGTACGGAACTGGTTTGCTCAGTTTGTACGTAGCAGTCAGAAG ATGAAGCAAGAGAATACCATGTTACAGTGTCTCAGGGATCACCTTCTTCAAGAACTCAAATCAATCACTCCGTCTACAGAACACTTTGGTTACCTCGCTGCCAAAAATGTGGTACAAGCCAGTGCCTTCATGAGGCTGTACTGTGCTCTCAAAGGCATTGCTGGAATGAA ATTCAGTGAGATAGAAACCAAGCAGCTATTGCGTCTTCTGACCAGCCACCCTCCTCCCACTGCTGCTGGCATTAGGTTCATCTCTATGGGTCTTTGTATGCTACTTGCCTGTCCATTCTTAGTCAG tggtgatgatgagaaAATAGTAACACAATGGATTAACTGGTTGGTTAAAGAAGGGCATAGATTTGAGAC GGAGAGTGGTATAAGCGCTTCTTTCAGTGAGATGTTGCTTCTGATGGCCATTCATTTCCATGCAAATCAGATGCAGGCTATTGTTGATTTAGTGTGCACCACTCTTGGAATGAAG aTTGCTATGAGAACAAACTCTCTTGCTAAGATGAGGCTCCTTTTCATTCAAGATATATTCACAGAACAG GTTGCAGCAGCACATGCTGTGACTGTAGCAGTTACACCTAAGCTGAGTGCATCAACTACAGGCTTTCTACCAGTTCACTGTGTGTTTCATCTACTGAAGAGCAGGGCATTCACCAAACACAATATCCCAATCAAA GATTGGCTGTTCAGACAGATTTGCAATGCAACCCCTCCCCTCCACCCTCTACTCCCTCCTCTTATTGAAGTGTTTGTGACCTCAGTAGTCATGCCCACCCAGTCTGGCTCCAAGCATCTACGGAATGCTCCACTATCTGAGAGGGAGATCCTGTCTGTCTTTAAATCATCAGCTGTGTCCTTTGTAAGTGGGTCAGAAGTCATGGAGGTAGATGAGAAGGCAGAGATTGGGGAGGAAGAACGAATGACGGCACAACTTCTCATGCTCTACTATGTGCTTCTGTATGAAGACTCTGTGCTGAATAATATGAAACATCTCA TGATCATCAACGAACGCCCCTTGACCTACTCCAGTCAGCTCATCTCCCAGCTTCCCATCAAGTACCTGGTACGACATGCCCAAATCAATCAGACAGAGTATGGCTCTCTCTATCCTACATTACTACGCTGTGTGTCAACACACTACCCTCATCTGTGCCTGGTGGAGGAGTGGCTGGCAGACGAGGTTGAGGAGAGAACAAGACAGAGAATGAGGAAGAGGAAGATTGGAGGAAGGAAGATGATGAGAGAAAGTTGTACACCAGAAGAGCTTAGGACAG CTTTAGCCACAGTCTTGACAAACCCTACCCCGGCCGTCCTGATCTTAGAATCACTTCTTGACCGGGACAATCCTCAACTCATGGAATACTCAGATACTCTTGTGGCTAGTCTGTCAGGATTGCTTGACCCACAGGTCCCTCGGAAGGTGACCAGTATGGCGGTCAGTCTCTGGCACAAATTAAACACTGTCATGCCAAGAAA ATTACATGTACTGACTGTCAATGCGCTGGTCAAGACAAAACCGGTAACACCATTCAATGAGGAAGATTTGACCCTTGACCCCCTTATAGTACTAAGGTGTGATTTGCAGGTTTTCAG GTGTCCACCCATCCTGGAGATAGTCCTGCAGACCCTTAGAGCTTACCTAGCAGCATGCAGAGCATACCTGTCCTCACATATCCTATCAAACCCTACCGTAGCCAGGGCTAGACCAGACACAAGCAGTCCTACAGCCTTGCCATCACAGCAGGAGAGGGAAGAACTCAAAGCAGCTCTGCTCATCACACAAGAGAGTGGTGCTATGCAGATCTTATTGGAGATATGTTTGCCATTTGATAAAGAGAAA GTTGAAGAGAGTCGTCTATCATGTCTGAGAGAGATCCAATGCCAGGTGTGTTCCTTGTTACATCAGATGTTCATTGCCGACCCAAACTTGGCCAAGCTCATCCACTTTCAG GGGTATGCAAGTGAACTCCTTCCAGTGACTGTAGCAGGTATACCTTCTATGCATATCTGTCTTGATTTCATCCCAGAGCTACTGGCACAGCCTGACATGGCCAAACAG GTGTTTGCAATTGAATTGACATCTCATCTTTGCCTCCAGTATGCATTACCCAAGTCACTTAGTGTAGCAAGATTAGCCATCAATGTAATGTCATCGTTAATAACAG TTCTGACTGGTGAACGATGGGCAATATTCTACAAGGCAACACTGCCCTCTATAGTGCGTATCTGTCGAGCCTTCCCTCCACTCTATGAAGACATCACCTCAATTCTGGTCCAACTAGGAAGAATGTGTGCATCTAGGATAGCTACAGCAGGCAACAGCCCTGATTATATCG GGAGTGATGCAGAGCTGGCACAGATGATGAGCAGGGAAGGACAGAGAGCTAGCGCCCTCCGGAGTAATGAGAAGAACAGTGACAGGGTGGTACAGAAAGCGGTAGAAGACACGTTTGCTGAGATTGTGAGACTTGCCATACTCCAGAAAGACAGTGAATGA